The following proteins are encoded in a genomic region of Coffea eugenioides isolate CCC68of chromosome 6, Ceug_1.0, whole genome shotgun sequence:
- the LOC113773812 gene encoding uncharacterized protein At4g04775-like, with the protein MRGKGKETTPTCSCGSKTNLKTSWTDRNPARRYVECANGKVDGCGYWNWYDEEMCERSKQVIPGLLRRINRVETENETLRQQILKLQKKAEKMEDKVKNLKEKLGRKKVKKMVIVLFVMAWTIVNASMWIWGPNKGQKFGRLQIDGY; encoded by the exons ATGAGAGGAAAAGGCAAGGAAACAACTCCGACCTGCTCTTGTGGCAGTAAAACCAATTTGAAGACTTCATGGACTGATAGGAACCCGGCAAGGAGATATGTTGAATGTGCTAATGGCAAG GTTGATGGCTGTGGTTATTGGAATTGGTATGATGAAGAAATGTGTGAGCGTTCGAAACAAGTCATACCCGGTCTTTTAAGAAGAATAAATAGGGTGGAAACCGAGAATGAAACTTTGCGGCAACAAATTCTCAAGTTGCAAAAGAAAGCTGAGAAAATGGAGGATAAAGTAAAAAATCTGAAGGAGAAGCTTGGaagaaagaaagtgaaaaaaatggTCATTGTTCTTTTTGTTATGGCCTGGACAATTGTCAATGCATCAATGTGGATTTGGGGGCCTAACAAGGGACAGAAGTTTGGAAGGCTGCAAATTGATGGCTACTAG